The DNA segment AATGCTTCTGAAAAAAATGTTGCCTTAGCTCATGACATAGAGGAAAACATCCCATTAATTCTGGGAAATTTTGACTTGCTTTTACAAGTGTTTGATAATTTATTGGGTAACGGTTTGAAATTCAGTCCGAAAAATAGCACTCTTAAAATTAGGGCTTATACTTGGCCTGATTCTTGCCCAGCCTTTCCTCCTAACGACAATAATGAAGCGCCTCAATGTGAATTGGTCTCACCTTTACCTAAGGTAAGAATTGAGATTGCTGATACAGGTTCCGGTATATCTCAGCCCGATCAAGAGAAAATATTTGATCGTTTTTATAGAGTTGAAAATGCTGTTCATACAGAACAAGGTACAGGATTAGGTCTATCAATTGTCAGAGGGATAATTGAGAAACATGGTGGTGAAATTAGAATGGCTAGTGAGCTGGGTATTGGTACAACATTTTGGTTTGATTTACCTCTAGAACAATCAGATAAAGATGAACTTATTACTCAAACAATTAATACTACAGAAAATTTTTCTGATTCTCAAGTAAGTGAAATTATCTAAATTTTATCAATTCCTTTAAATACGTTCTGTATATTTTGATCAGAAATAACTCTATGAGGGGCACCGCTAAATATTTGTTCAAAATTTGAAAATGAATCTTTTATTTCAGGACCTCTACTTGTAATTATATATTCTCTAATCCTTTTATCATGCCATGAGCCTCTCATTTTAAATACATTTATTGCTCTTGCCATTTCTCCTTTAATCTCTACATACTGCAGTAATAATATAGTGTCTGTAATAGTTGATATGTGAGAGTCTGTAATGGAATGACTTCCCATAAATTCCTCAGCAGTATTTGTGAAGAAACCTGCTATCTCCTCTTGCTTTGAATACCCCGTAACTCCAATCACAAACTGTCTAAAAGCATTCAAACTTACACCTCTAGCTAATGCTGAGAGGGAGTCGATTGCCAATCTCTTAGGTTTGAATTGATTTATTTGCGTTTTTATAATCTGTAAGTGATCTTCTAAACCCGTTGATTCAGGATATGCACAAATAATTTTTAATAACCCATCACTTTCCATTTTTTCAAAATCAATTCCCCAACTAGTAGCATTTCTATTTAGTTGAGCTCTAGATTCTTCATAGGCAAAGAGTATTGCTCTTTCATTATTGTTATAAGCATCCTCAATAAACTTTGATACCAGCATAGTTTTACCTGTGCCAGTGGCACCAGTAGCCAGAATTATTGAATCTTGGAAATAACCACCTCCACACATTTCATCTAGATCTTTAACTCCTGAACTTATTCTGATATTTGAGGATCTTTGAGTTAATCTCATCGCTCCTAAGGCAAAAACACTTATACCATCATCTCCCATCGTAAACGGGAATTCTCCCTTCATATGAACTGTACCTCTTAATTTCAAGACTTCTAGTGTTCTTCTTCTCTTTTCTGACTCGAGTACATTTCTAAGCAGTACTACATTATCAGATACAAATTCCTCAACTCCATAACGAGCTATTGGACCATAATCATCCACTCTTTCTGTTGTCATTACAGTAGTAACACCAATTTCTTTTAATCTTGCAATAAGTCTGAAAATCTCTCTTCTTACAACATAAATAGCATCATATTGCTGAAAAACCGCCGTTATTGAGTCTATGGCCACTCTCTTTGCTTTATATTTTCTTATCGCGTAACTAATCCTTTCAATCAAACCAGAAAGATCGAAATTGCCCGCAACATCTTGTCCATCAGGATCAGGTGATGCGTCCAAAATAAAAAGTTTATTTTGATCAATTAATTTTTGTAAATCCCATCCGAAGCTAGCGGCATTTCTGATTATGTCTAAAGGTGATTCTTCAAAGGTAATAAAAATCCCTGGTTCATCGAAATTACAAATCCCATGATGTAAATATTGTAAAGAAAAAACAGTTTTACCAGTGCCAGAGGTGCCACTAACAAGAGTACTTCTCGAAGCCGGCAAGCCTCCCCTACAAACATCATCAAAG comes from the Prochlorococcus marinus str. MIT 9515 genome and includes:
- the kaiC gene encoding circadian clock protein KaiC, whose amino-acid sequence is MKEKKINKSNKMQVQKLPTGIDGFDDVCRGGLPASRSTLVSGTSGTGKTVFSLQYLHHGICNFDEPGIFITFEESPLDIIRNAASFGWDLQKLIDQNKLFILDASPDPDGQDVAGNFDLSGLIERISYAIRKYKAKRVAIDSITAVFQQYDAIYVVRREIFRLIARLKEIGVTTVMTTERVDDYGPIARYGVEEFVSDNVVLLRNVLESEKRRRTLEVLKLRGTVHMKGEFPFTMGDDGISVFALGAMRLTQRSSNIRISSGVKDLDEMCGGGYFQDSIILATGATGTGKTMLVSKFIEDAYNNNERAILFAYEESRAQLNRNATSWGIDFEKMESDGLLKIICAYPESTGLEDHLQIIKTQINQFKPKRLAIDSLSALARGVSLNAFRQFVIGVTGYSKQEEIAGFFTNTAEEFMGSHSITDSHISTITDTILLLQYVEIKGEMARAINVFKMRGSWHDKRIREYIITSRGPEIKDSFSNFEQIFSGAPHRVISDQNIQNVFKGIDKI